The following coding sequences lie in one Yamadazyma tenuis chromosome 3, complete sequence genomic window:
- a CDS encoding uncharacterized protein (COG:S; EggNog:ENOG503PDHC): MFSVLDGSLNPVKRRCLKHIDEPRLSPKISQRKVHIKNIVGDKARSRNGCLLCRKRRRKCDEKSPSCGLCVLRGYQCCYNRDGTSGSNLKKIERSPANWSLISGPVVIEVSGGEREPLEQITNSLEVWTPKVTDSFEPMFLLSPSSSLSLFLDKTGLLYLEYFRSHVTDILCVSKFNYFNELFLPLAHHDEAFALIMAAWGGFFYKGKKVDKQVSNYLYNSVIKFKQNFNNPEQMSKLNYYFQICYYLILVGYNICNGDTQNWAKFLSNCYNSIKEYGGIQQLCESFHYSNDVRFLVSSFQYHDIMSSDSAKNGTLVSMEEYNRTFNHENFKMTEVAYGIDSLQGCNRPIYTLLGELINLKVQIRRMCKHNDMHKQENSNSIEAESRILYQNIIDAQPNGELVFLLPEDEKPLHLSSFELYRVCCKLNWFLYIKGLLPVEPKIQCLVLETLSLVDRLIHSKFQVVICLPLLMAGICCVKTREREKCKFCSKYNKECQYPTYPKQTLRSFLSGNHQPYNLEHNQVILKDYIDFNTLSEEYIDELCLKVFREHFFATLVQPAWVKANLSAMIEADNACACHKQVTICVGSAYLSKINPQFTEIARRKYVDMLTSIKVAEERQELKWDEGFTFSIVQLLLVRDSIEGTKNHNQTISHILMAYTIVCKILQTSKEVQRYERALLESFVYHYSFNYVFLDLKIPCPNEVFSLVKDALQPEFWSSTSVILGCIDGFALVAKASHLLLVSLQGFNEEVVQEAEGLIKEIDDYDYEHLKWRMSVNHSKSQGVQHELRLDDIK, encoded by the exons ATGTTTTCAGTTCTAGATGGTTCGCTCAACCCCGTGAAGAGAAGGTGTTTAAAGCATATTGATGAACCTCGACTTTCCCCCAAGATATCTCAGCGGAAGGTGCATATCAAGAACATTGTGGGAGATAAAGCAAGATCCAGGAATGGCTGCCTATTATGCCGAAAGCGCAGGAGAAAATGCGATGAAAAGAGCCCTTCTTGTGGGTTATGTGTCCTCAGGGGATACCAATGCTGCTACAACCGTGATGGGACTAGTGGgtccaatttgaagaaaattgAACGGTCTCCGGCCAATTGGTCTCTCATTAGCGGACCTGTTGTTATCGAAGTGTCAGGAGGTGAAAGAGAACCGTTGGAACAAATCACAAACTCTTTAGAGGTATGGACTCCGAAGGTAACTGATTCTTTTGAGCCCATGTTTCTCCTATCTCCATCCTCTTCCTTAAGCTTATTTCTTGATAAAACCGGTTTGCTCTATCTAGAGTATTTCAGGTCCCATGTCACTGACATTCTTTGtgtttccaagttcaactaTTTTAATGAACTTTTCTTACCGTTGGCGCATCATGATGAGGCATTTGCATTGATAATGGCAGCTTGGGGCGGATTTTTTTACAAAGGGAAGAAAGTAGACAAACAAGTGTCCAACTACTTGTATAATTCTGTCATAAAGTTTAAGcagaacttcaacaacccgGAGCAAATGTCTAAGCTCAACTACTACTTTCAGATATGCTACTATTTGATTTTGGTAGGATATAACATTTGTAATGGAGATACTCAGAACTGGGCAAAATTCTTGCTGAATTGCTATAATAGCATTAAGGAGTACGGGGGTATCCAACAGCTTTGTGAGTCTTTCCACTACTCAAATGATGTAAGGTTTTTGGTCTCAAGCTTTCAGTATCATGATATCATGTCTTCGGACTCTGCTAAAAACGGAACTCTCGTGTCCATGGAAGAATACAACAGAACGTTCAACCAtgaaaatttcaaaatgACTGAAGTTGCTTATGGAATAGACTCCCTTCAAGGATGTAACCGGCCGATTTACACACTTTTGGGGGAGCTCATTAACTTAAAGGTTCAAATCAGGAGAATGTGCAAACACAATGACATGCACAAACAGGAGAATTCCAACTCCATAGAAGCAGAATCCCGGATTTTATACCAAAATATAATAGATGCCCAGCCCAATGGAGAGTTGGTATTTCTTCTCCCAGAGGACGAGAAACCTCTCCACTTGAGCTCGTTCGAACTTTATCGGGTGTGTTGTAAACTCAACTGGTTCTTGTACATCAAAGGATTGCTTCCAGTAGAGCCCAAAATCCAGtgcttggtgttggaaacTCTTTCATTGGTCGATCGACTCATCCACTCCAAGTTCCAGGTGGTGATTTGCTTACCCTTGCTCATGGCTGGGATATGTTGTGTTAAAACTCGTGAACGAGAGAAA TGCAAGTTCTGTTCCAAATATAACAAAGAATGCCAGTACCCTACATATCCTAAACAAACTTTGCGGTCTTTTCTTTCTGGTAATCACCAACCTTATAACTTGGAGCATAATCAAGTTATATTGAAGGACTATATTGATTTCAATACGCTTTCTGAAGAATATATTGATGAATTATGCTTGAAGGTCTTTAGAGAGCACTTCTTTGCTACTTTGGTACAGCCTGCTTGGGTAAAAGCTAACCTCAGTGCAATGATCGAAGCGGATAATGCTTGTGCTTGTCATAAGCAAGTGACTATATGTGTGGGTCTGGCATATCTTCTGAAGATAAATCCACAATTCACTGAGATAGCGAGAAGAAAATATGTGGACATGTTAACATCGATAAAAGTTGCGGAAGAGAGACAAGAGCTTAAATGGGATGAAGGATTCACCttttcaattgttcaattaTTGTTGGTACGAGATAGCATAGAGGGCACCAAAAATCATAATCAAACTATAAGTCATATCTTAATGGCATACACGATTGTCTGTAAAATTTTACAAACCAGCAAAGAGGTACAAAGATATGAACGGGCACTCCTTGAAAGTTTTGTCTATCACTATAGTTTTAATTACGTatttttggacttgaagatacCTTGTCCTAATGAGGTATTTTCACTAGTTAAAGATGCCCTTCAACCTGAATTTTGGTCCTCCACTTCAGTTATTCTTGGTTGTATTGATGGTTTCGCATTAGTGGCCAAAGCAAGTCATCTCCTTCTTGTGAGTCTTCAGGGTttcaatgaagaagttgtGCAAGAAGCGGAGGGTctcatcaaagaaattgacGACTATGACTATGAACATCTCAAATGGAGAATGTCTGTCAACCATTCTA AATCGCAAGGTGTGCAACATGAACTTCGTCTCGATGATATTAAATAG
- the BTS1 gene encoding geranylgeranyl pyrophosphate synthetase (COG:H; EggNog:ENOG503NVHG) → MEKLIYRDDTPLDRHDPKTTLITEPYEYLQKLPGNNRAIRIVFIKAFNDLYFGIDNDGLINGLNELVDMLHDCSLIIDDVEDSSEYRRGALAAHLKFGVPSTVNCVNYMYFVAIDKASKLAPLYTSDLHEQELITLRVNKIITDEMLNLHHGQGVDIYWRDNKSDLPRLPTEEEYLEMVMDKTGGLLRIMVKVLEAFKPSKSTKHVALTSLIGIIYQLRDDYFNLTSDKYSHMKGVVGEDLIEGKFSFPILHSLRFSMTSPLYELLYNRSVEKRKSSESHHLIAESIKFMTNESNSLEYTNNKLKECLNMARKLIETDPTVHNSDSTYILQILHQLSDT, encoded by the coding sequence ATGGAGAAACTAATCTACAGAGATGACACGCCGTTGGACAGGCATGATCCCAAGACTACACTAATAACCGAACCATATGAATACCTCCAGAAGCTTCCAGGCAACAACCGGGCCATTCGGATCGTGTTTATCAAGGCTTTTAATGACCTCTACTTTGGCATCGACAATGATGGGTTGATCAATGGCCTTAACgaattggtggatatgCTTCACGATTGCTCGTTGATTATAGACGATGTGGAGGACTCATCGGAGTATAGGAGAGGCGCTTTGGCGGCACacttgaagtttggtgTGCCTTCCACCGTCAATTGTGTCAACTACATGTATTTTGTGGCAATTGACAAGGCCAGTAAATTGGCCCCCTTGTATACGTCGGATCTTCATGAGCAAGAACTCATCACCTTAAGAGTCAATAAGATCATCACCGACGAAATGTTAAATTTGCATCATGGGCAAGGAGTGGATATCTACTGGAGAGATAATAAGCTGGATCTCCCCCGCTTGCCCACCGAAGAAgagtacttggagatggttATGGATAAGACGGGCGGGTTGTTGCGGATTATGGTGAAGGTTCTCGAGGCATTCAAGCCGTCGAAGTCCACCAAACATGTAGCGTTGACTAGTTTGATTGGCATAATATACCAATTGAGAGATGACtatttcaacttgaccagCGATAAGTACAGCCACATGAAGGGCGTGGTGGGAGAAGACTTGATCGAAGGCAAGTTCTCATTCCCGATTCTCCATAGTTTACGGTTCTCCATGACATCGCCATTATATGAGTTACTTTATAACAGAAGCgttgaaaagagaaagcTGCTGGAAAGCCATCATTTGATAGCGGAATCGATCAAGTTCATGACCAATGAGTCCAATTCCCTCGAgtacaccaacaacaagctcAAGGAGTGTTTGAACATGGCCAGGAAGTTGATTGAGACTGATCCCACGGTCCATAACCTGGACTCTACCTATATCCTTCAAATCCTCCATCAGCTCAGTGATACTTAA
- a CDS encoding uncharacterized protein (EggNog:ENOG503NWJD; COG:T,Z) — protein MSTITQTENGTVASVEPTTSRGYALGERGAHNIALGFNHPYPLPKFTDKHQERTWIKQHMAGAFRIFARKGYTEGTAGHISVRDPVDPNTFWINPLAKHFGLIKASDLVHVDEDGNILPDGAQTAINAAGFSIHSALHKARPDVHAACHTHSPYGKAFSALGRPLEMINQDVCTFYKSHSVYTDFGGVALEAREGIEIAKSVGNGKGAILQNHGLITVGQTVDEAAYLYTLMERSCECQLLAEAALRPGESLKIIGDEEAAYTEYSASDPDTLYTELQPDLEMEKALNPDFLD, from the coding sequence ATGTCTACCATCACACAAACGGAAAACGGAACGGTTGCCAGCGTGGAGCCCACCACGTCCAGGGGTTACGCCTTGGGGGAAAGAGGTGCCCATAACATCGCCTTGGGTTTTAACCATCCTTACCCACTCCCTAAGTTCACAGACAAGCACCAAGAAAGAACATGGATCAAACAACATATGGCAGGTGCCTTCCGGATTTTTGCCAGAAAGGGATACACAGAAGGAACCGCAGGACATATTTCCGTCAGAGACCCTGTTGATCCGAACACCTTTTGGATAAATCCGTTAGCTAAGCACTTTGGGTTGATCAAAGCTTCGGACTTGGTCCATGTTGACGAAGACGGCAATATCTTACCAGATGGTGCCCAAACTGCCATTAACGCCGCCGGGTTTTCCATCCACTCGGCCCTCCACAAAGCTAGGCCTGACGTACACGCTGCTTGTCATACCCACTCTCCGTACGGAAAGGCTTTCAGTGCCTTGGGAAGACCTTTGGAAATGATCAACCAGGACGTTTGTACTTTCTACAAGTCCCACTCGGTGTACActgattttggtggggTGGCGTTGGAAGCCAGAGAGGGTATTGAAATAGCCAAGAGCGTGGGGAACGGTAAGGGAGCCATTTTACAAAACCATGGACTCATCACCGTGGGCCAGACGGTGGATGAAGCGGCATATTTGTACACGTTGATGGAGAGATCTTGTGAATGTCAATTGTTGGCGGAAGCAGCCCTTAGACCCGGtgaatctttgaagatCATTGGAGATGAAGAGGCTGCTTATACGGAATATAGCGCATCAGACCCCGACACGTTATACACCGAGCTCCAACCtgacttggagatggagaAGGCCTTGAATCCTGACTTTTTGGATTAG
- the DPH5 gene encoding diphthine synthase (EggNog:ENOG503NW84; COG:J; BUSCO:EOG09263JW5): protein MLYLVGLGLSYTSDITVRGLEVVKKCKRVYLEAYTSILMQADQKSLEDFYGREVILADRELVEGGSDQILAGAEQDDIAFLVVGDPYGATTHTDLVIRARELGIKIETIHNASVMNAVGACGLQLYQFGQTVSLVFFTDSWKPDSFYDKILENRKIGLHTLVLLDIKVKEQSIENMARGRLIYDPPRYMSIETAARQLLEIEESRNQQAYTPNTPCVGVSRLGSPQQKFKAATLKELTKYESGEPLHSLIVLGRQVHDLELEFLYDFVDDKEKFKKFVEEDQEYFKPPPYVPPPDDDDDM from the coding sequence ATGTTGTATCTAGTCGGGTTGGGATTATCCTACACATCTGATATCACCGTCAGGGGCTTGGAGGTCGTCAAAAAATGCAAGAGGGTGTACTTGGAAGCGTATACGTCGATATTGATGCAGGCGGACCAAAAGTCCTTGGAGGATTTCTATGGCCGGGAAGTGATTTTGGCAGATAGAGAGTTGGTGGAAGGAGGCTCGGACCAAATTTTGGCTGGTGCAGAGCAGGATGACATTGCTTTCttggttgttggtgatcCTTATGGTGCCACCACCCACACAGACTTGGTCATCAGAGCCAGAGAGTTGGGAATTAAGATTGAGACCATACACAATGCTTCGGTAATGAATGCGGTAGGTGCTTGTGGATTACAATTGTACCAGTTTGGCCAGACGGTCtctttggtgtttttcacAGACTCCTGGAAACCCGACTCGTTCTAcgacaagatcttggaaaacAGGAAGATTGGGTTGCATACTTTGGTGTTATTAGACATTAAGGTGAAAGAACAGAGTATCGAGAATATGGCTAGAGGAAGATTGATTTATGATCCTCCAAGATACATGAGTATTGAGACGGCTGCAAGACAATTGTTGGAGATTGAGGAATCAAGAAACCAACAAGCTTATACTCCCAACACCCCATGTGTGGGTGTGTCAAGATTAGGATCTCCCCAACAGAAGTTCAAAGCTGCCACTCTCAAAGAGTTGACAAAATACGAGTCAGGTGAACCTTTACACTCGTTGATTGTGTTGGGAAGACAGGTGCACgatttggagttggagtttttgtATGATTTTGTCGATGACAAggaaaagttcaagaagtttgtggaggagGATCAAGAGTACTTCAAACCTCCCCCTTATGTGCCTCCTCctgatgacgatgatgatatgTAG